Proteins encoded together in one Sulfolobales archaeon window:
- a CDS encoding ABC transporter permease codes for MYRSLTVFYSMVYRQLKRFIRARSRVIAVVIQPILWVVLFGMGMGGVFNFSNPLIDQFIRAQFGGVDYVTYLVTGVIAMSVFMGSFISGVTVIFDKQFGFLKETLVAPAPRAAVLLGRAVGDSIAIILSSLMIVLMGFLLSNELRIQGILPALGYGFVLSIGLASLGMAIASRMSSMEGFQILINLLIMPLQFVSGVFFPINRMPEWMQWIAKVNPLTYAVDGVRYYLIGVSYFNPLIDIGVLLALSVVFMVVAAYTFERATIED; via the coding sequence ATGTATAGAAGTCTCACCGTGTTCTACTCAATGGTTTATAGACAGCTTAAGAGATTTATTAGAGCTAGGTCTAGAGTTATAGCAGTAGTAATCCAGCCTATTCTATGGGTTGTTCTATTCGGCATGGGTATGGGTGGTGTCTTCAACTTTTCCAATCCTCTCATAGATCAGTTCATCAGAGCTCAGTTCGGTGGTGTTGATTATGTCACCTATCTAGTCACAGGTGTTATAGCTATGAGCGTTTTCATGGGGTCTTTTATCAGTGGTGTGACAGTGATATTCGACAAACAATTTGGATTTCTTAAGGAGACGCTAGTAGCACCAGCGCCTAGAGCTGCAGTGCTTCTAGGTAGAGCTGTTGGAGATTCCATAGCTATAATACTCAGCTCTCTAATGATAGTTTTAATGGGCTTCCTCCTCTCAAACGAGCTGAGAATCCAGGGAATCCTCCCCGCACTAGGGTATGGATTCGTTCTATCAATAGGGTTGGCATCGCTTGGGATGGCTATAGCTAGTAGAATGAGTAGCATGGAAGGTTTTCAGATACTAATTAACCTTCTTATAATGCCTCTTCAATTTGTAAGTGGAGTATTCTTCCCCATAAACAGAATGCCTGAATGGATGCAGTGGATAGCCAAGGTAAATCCTCTAACATATGCAGTAGATGGTGTCAGATACTATCTCATAGGAGTCTCATACTTCAACCCCTTAATAGACATAGGAGTTCTGCTAGCTCTATCAGTGGTATTCATGGTAGTCGCAGCATATACCTTCGAAAGAGCAACTATTGAAGACTAG
- a CDS encoding ATP-binding cassette domain-containing protein, translating to MRSIIEVVNLVKRFKDVVAVDGVSFSVREGEIYGLLGPNGAGKTTTISIIITLLKPTSGTVYVDGIDVTKKPNDVRKKLGVVFQDPSLDVFLTAYENLYIHGKIYGLGGLDLENRIREALKFVELEEFSNKVVRYFSGGMRRRLEIARALIHDPEILVLDEPTIGLDPQTRNKVWDYVRTARKEKGVTILMTTHYMDEAEQLCDRISIMDHGKILVEGTADQLKSYVGADVILITLGDSSEPACIQDIEDLAIKCKIIDSRRIEIVTRDAVRTLPRIFEEYERRGVKISEISYRRPTLNEVFLHFTGRELRDSLENDSKPIRRWR from the coding sequence TTGAGAAGTATTATAGAGGTTGTGAACCTTGTTAAAAGATTTAAAGATGTTGTAGCAGTTGATGGAGTGAGTTTTAGTGTTCGTGAGGGTGAGATATACGGGCTTCTAGGTCCTAATGGAGCTGGTAAGACTACTACTATAAGTATCATAATAACACTTCTGAAACCCACGTCAGGTACAGTATATGTTGATGGGATTGATGTTACTAAGAAACCTAATGATGTTAGGAAGAAACTTGGAGTAGTGTTTCAGGATCCATCTCTAGATGTCTTTCTCACTGCATACGAGAACCTATATATTCATGGAAAGATCTACGGGTTAGGAGGCTTGGATCTTGAGAATAGAATCAGAGAAGCTCTTAAATTCGTAGAACTTGAGGAGTTCTCTAATAAGGTTGTTAGATACTTCTCAGGTGGTATGAGGAGAAGGCTTGAGATTGCTAGAGCTCTGATCCATGATCCAGAGATACTAGTATTAGATGAACCCACCATAGGACTAGACCCTCAGACCAGGAATAAGGTGTGGGATTATGTGAGAACTGCTAGGAAGGAGAAGGGTGTGACCATACTTATGACAACACATTACATGGATGAAGCTGAGCAGTTGTGTGATAGGATCTCTATAATGGATCACGGGAAGATCCTTGTAGAAGGAACAGCAGATCAGCTTAAATCATATGTTGGTGCCGACGTGATCCTGATAACCTTAGGAGATTCCTCCGAGCCTGCGTGTATTCAGGATATCGAGGATCTCGCGATTAAGTGTAAGATTATAGATAGTAGGAGAATAGAGATCGTGACAAGAGATGCTGTTAGAACGCTTCCAAGGATCTTCGAAGAATATGAGAGACGTGGGGTAAAGATCTCTGAGATAAGCTATAGAAGACCTACGCTTAATGAAGTCTTCCTCCACTTCACAGGGAGAGAGCTTAGAGATAGTCTTGAGAATGATTCTAAGCCTATAAGACGTTGGAGGTGA
- a CDS encoding PadR family transcriptional regulator — MRRRYRDDLKMMILDLLEESPYHTYALMKKLEEVIGFKPPLSMLYSIMRSLYREGLVYIEVQSRGEKKIKIYRLTEQGHRFLKDNSEKVLKARSIIEKHRRFREIGAERVFQLFKELYMRIDSMSPSQIDSLRNVFTRFERDLRGILEGVEG; from the coding sequence GTGAGAAGAAGATATAGAGATGATCTAAAGATGATGATCCTAGATCTCTTGGAGGAATCACCTTATCATACTTATGCACTTATGAAGAAACTCGAAGAAGTAATAGGTTTCAAACCTCCTCTAAGTATGCTCTATTCTATCATGAGATCTCTGTATAGAGAAGGCTTAGTATATATAGAGGTTCAGAGTAGAGGTGAGAAAAAGATCAAGATATATAGACTTACAGAGCAAGGGCATAGGTTTTTGAAGGATAATAGTGAGAAGGTTTTGAAAGCTAGAAGCATCATCGAGAAGCATAGAAGATTTAGAGAGATTGGAGCTGAGAGAGTTTTTCAACTTTTTAAGGAGCTTTATATGAGGATTGATTCGATGTCGCCTTCACAGATCGATTCTCTTAGAAATGTTTTCACACGTTTTGAAAGAGATCTGAGAGGTATTTTAGAGGGGGTGGAAGGTTGA
- a CDS encoding type II toxin-antitoxin system VapC family toxin, producing MYLYDASAIFNLVKRGELRVFLGGHTLDLAIYEVANAVWKECYLLKKIKIETAYRLIELLSKVFDIIDLHTIKGFEKEVMDIAVKEGVTIYDASYIYIAMRDKLTLATDDRKLMDIARKYVSVATTSEIIERHYKK from the coding sequence TTGTATCTCTACGATGCAAGTGCAATATTTAATCTTGTAAAAAGAGGTGAGCTAAGGGTTTTTCTAGGCGGACACACCCTGGATCTTGCTATCTACGAAGTTGCTAATGCTGTTTGGAAAGAATGCTATCTTCTAAAGAAGATAAAGATTGAAACAGCCTATAGATTAATCGAGTTGCTCTCCAAAGTCTTCGATATAATAGATCTTCACACGATAAAGGGTTTTGAGAAGGAGGTTATGGATATAGCTGTAAAAGAAGGTGTGACAATATATGATGCATCCTACATATATATTGCGATGAGAGACAAGCTAACGCTAGCAACAGATGATAGAAAACTCATGGATATCGCAAGAAAGTATGTTAGTGTGGCAACGACTAGTGAGATCATTGAACGGCATTATAAGAAGTAG